A region from the Actinoplanes sp. OR16 genome encodes:
- a CDS encoding response regulator transcription factor: MRLLVVEDEEDLAEGLRVGLSRSGYAVDVAGSAAEACEMLSVNAYDLMLLDVNLPDGDGFTLCRAVRNGEVGTAGDGEVRVLMLTARGTLDDRVRGLDGGADDYLVKPFHLRELEARIRALLRRDVSGTTASLTVGDLRLDTARQTVTRDGRPLALTPKEFGVLRYLMTRPGHVVSSEELLEHVWDAHADPFTQTVRVTVGTLRRKLGQGSIATFVGRGYRLAGIAA, from the coding sequence ATGCGACTGCTGGTGGTGGAGGACGAAGAGGACCTGGCCGAAGGGCTCCGGGTCGGTCTGTCGCGCTCCGGTTATGCGGTCGACGTGGCCGGGAGCGCGGCCGAGGCGTGCGAGATGCTGTCGGTGAACGCCTACGACCTGATGCTGCTCGACGTCAATCTGCCGGACGGCGACGGGTTCACCCTGTGCCGGGCCGTGCGCAACGGCGAGGTGGGGACGGCCGGCGACGGCGAGGTGCGGGTGCTGATGCTGACCGCCCGGGGCACGCTCGACGACCGGGTGCGTGGGCTCGACGGCGGCGCCGACGACTACCTGGTCAAGCCGTTCCACCTCCGGGAGCTGGAGGCGCGGATCCGGGCACTGCTGCGCCGCGACGTGAGTGGGACCACGGCGTCACTGACCGTCGGCGACCTGCGGCTGGACACGGCCCGGCAGACGGTCACGAGGGACGGCCGGCCGCTGGCGCTCACGCCGAAGGAGTTCGGCGTCCTGCGTTACCTGATGACCCGGCCCGGGCACGTGGTGTCCAGCGAGGAGCTGCTCGAACACGTCTGGGACGCCCACGCGGATCCTTTCACCCAGACCGTCCGGGTGACCGTCGGCACCCTGCGCCGTAAGCTCGGGCAGGGGTCGATCGCGACCTTCGTCGGCCGGGGATACCGCCTCGCCGGGATCGCGGCATGA
- a CDS encoding helix-turn-helix domain-containing protein: MALVVPDVLEESCTTRQALERLASKWRVLLVYALLAGPQRHTDLRRRVAGISQKMLTETLRDMESDGLVERRVLKERPPQHVEYALTELGKTLEAPLAAICSWAASHPRTGAGS; the protein is encoded by the coding sequence ATGGCGCTCGTCGTCCCGGACGTCCTCGAGGAGAGCTGCACGACTCGGCAGGCCCTGGAACGGCTGGCGTCGAAATGGCGGGTGCTGCTGGTCTACGCGCTGCTCGCCGGTCCGCAACGCCACACCGACCTGCGGCGACGGGTGGCCGGCATCTCGCAGAAGATGCTGACGGAGACGCTGCGGGACATGGAGTCGGACGGTCTCGTGGAGCGGCGGGTCCTGAAGGAACGGCCGCCCCAGCACGTGGAGTACGCGCTGACCGAGCTCGGCAAGACCCTCGAGGCGCCTCTTGCCGCGATCTGTTCCTGGGCGGCTTCTCACCCCCGTACCGGAGCAGGCTCCTGA
- a CDS encoding NAD(P)-binding domain-containing protein, protein MSPHLDALVIGAGHAGLAASHFLRAQGIDHVVLERGEVANSWRRERWDSLRLLTPNWLTRLPGRAYTGPDPDGYMTAGEVASFIADCGSGAPIQINTEVTSVRRTDDGYRVTSDDGAFQARTVVIASGACNVPVVPAFDVPSPVLQVTPFDYRDPAALPHGGVLVVGASATGVQIAAELQRSGRQVTLSVGEHVRLPRTYRDRDVLWWMDASGVWAQRYDEVDDLTRARRLPSPQLVGDPEHGTLDLNALTGLGVELVGRLAMVRDGEALFSGGLRNVCSLADLKMKRLLAGFDAWAGITTPPEGFEPTRVPSTSRLKIDLRGGEISTIVWATGFRPDYRWLDVPVVDEKGRLRHEGGVVDSPGLYALGLPVLRHRRSTFIHGIEADARFVVDHLAGSLGRPPGGSRGQ, encoded by the coding sequence TTGAGCCCGCACCTCGACGCGCTCGTCATCGGCGCCGGGCACGCGGGTCTGGCGGCCAGTCACTTCCTCCGCGCCCAGGGGATCGATCATGTGGTGCTGGAACGTGGCGAGGTCGCCAACTCGTGGCGGCGTGAGCGGTGGGATTCGCTGCGCCTGCTCACGCCGAACTGGCTGACCCGCCTGCCCGGCCGGGCCTACACCGGCCCGGATCCGGACGGTTACATGACGGCGGGCGAGGTCGCGTCCTTCATCGCCGATTGCGGTTCCGGCGCGCCGATTCAGATCAACACCGAGGTCACTTCGGTACGCCGGACCGACGATGGTTACCGGGTCACCTCGGACGACGGCGCTTTCCAGGCCCGGACGGTGGTGATCGCCAGCGGCGCCTGCAACGTACCGGTGGTCCCGGCCTTCGACGTGCCCTCCCCGGTGCTGCAGGTGACGCCGTTCGACTACCGGGATCCCGCCGCGTTGCCGCACGGCGGGGTCCTGGTCGTCGGAGCCTCGGCGACGGGCGTGCAGATCGCCGCCGAACTCCAGCGATCCGGCCGGCAGGTGACGCTGTCGGTGGGGGAACACGTGCGCCTGCCCCGGACCTACCGGGACCGTGACGTGCTCTGGTGGATGGACGCGTCCGGTGTCTGGGCGCAGCGGTACGACGAGGTCGACGACCTCACCCGCGCCCGCCGACTGCCGTCACCGCAGCTGGTCGGCGACCCGGAACACGGCACCCTCGACCTCAACGCGCTCACCGGCCTCGGCGTCGAACTCGTCGGCCGGCTCGCGATGGTGCGGGACGGGGAAGCGCTGTTCTCCGGCGGGCTACGCAACGTCTGCTCACTCGCCGACCTGAAGATGAAACGCCTGCTGGCGGGGTTCGACGCGTGGGCGGGCATCACCACGCCTCCGGAGGGTTTCGAGCCCACGCGGGTGCCCTCGACCTCCCGTCTCAAGATCGACCTGCGCGGCGGCGAGATCAGCACGATCGTCTGGGCGACCGGGTTCCGCCCCGACTACCGCTGGCTGGACGTACCGGTCGTCGACGAGAAGGGGAGGCTGCGCCACGAGGGTGGCGTCGTCGACTCACCCGGCCTCTACGCGCTCGGTCTGCCGGTGCTGCGCCACCGCCGGTCGACCTTCATCCACGGCATCGAGGCTGACGCCCGCTTCGTCGTCGATCATCTGGCGGGTTCGCTGGGCCGGCCGCCGGGTGGCTCGCGCGGTCAGTGA
- a CDS encoding cell wall metabolism sensor histidine kinase WalK, protein MRFRSIRFRLTVVYSTLLFAIAGLTLAVTYFAVERTTSPQPITERTAEVYNDDKQLVGTMTVADVSQIEAAVNYNTLQNLRRYSLIALPALFAASFGIGWVLSGRVLRPVGAIARTARDIQATDLTRRIRLAGPRDELRDLADTIDSMLDRLDEAFRAQRRLIDDASHELRSPLSIIRTHLDATLTVPDATPEERGRAVAVVDRATTRMSRLVEDLLATARRDASSIPEADVDLSAVAREAGDDAVPSRPVSLRYDLSPGLHLTGDADALRRAVGNLLSNAVRLAPAGSTVTVATGRTGAWLWTSVTDQGPGITATDLPRVFDRFWRGPDPTGTERRTGLGLAIVRQIVESHGGHVAAFSEPGEGSVFVLWLPDPDRTDDEPPPDDPPSRPH, encoded by the coding sequence ATGAGATTCCGGTCGATCCGCTTCAGGCTCACCGTCGTCTATTCGACGCTGCTTTTCGCGATCGCCGGCCTGACGCTGGCCGTGACGTACTTCGCTGTCGAGCGCACCACGTCGCCGCAGCCGATCACCGAGCGGACCGCCGAGGTCTACAACGACGACAAGCAGCTGGTCGGCACCATGACGGTCGCCGACGTCAGCCAGATCGAGGCCGCGGTCAACTACAACACCCTGCAGAACCTGCGGCGCTACTCGCTGATCGCGCTGCCCGCCCTGTTCGCCGCGAGCTTCGGCATCGGCTGGGTGCTCTCCGGGCGGGTGCTGCGGCCGGTCGGCGCGATCGCCCGCACCGCACGCGACATCCAGGCCACCGACCTGACCCGGCGGATCCGGCTGGCCGGGCCCCGCGACGAGCTGCGCGACCTCGCCGACACCATCGACTCCATGCTGGACCGGCTCGACGAGGCATTCCGGGCCCAGCGCCGGCTGATCGACGACGCCTCCCACGAGCTGCGCAGCCCTCTGTCCATCATCAGAACCCACCTGGACGCGACGCTGACCGTCCCGGACGCCACACCGGAGGAACGCGGCCGCGCCGTCGCCGTCGTCGACCGCGCCACCACCCGGATGTCCCGCCTGGTCGAGGACCTCCTGGCCACCGCGCGCCGGGACGCCTCGTCGATCCCGGAGGCCGACGTCGATCTCAGCGCGGTCGCCCGCGAGGCAGGCGACGACGCGGTGCCGTCCCGGCCGGTGTCGCTGCGCTACGACCTGTCCCCCGGCCTGCACCTGACAGGCGACGCGGACGCCCTGCGGCGGGCGGTCGGCAACCTGCTCTCCAACGCCGTCCGCCTGGCGCCCGCCGGCTCCACCGTCACCGTCGCCACCGGCCGCACCGGAGCCTGGCTCTGGACCTCCGTGACCGACCAGGGCCCCGGCATCACCGCCACCGACCTGCCCCGGGTCTTCGACCGTTTCTGGCGAGGCCCCGACCCCACCGGGACCGAGCGCCGCACCGGGCTCGGCCTGGCCATCGTGCGCCAGATCGTGGAATCCCACGGCGGGCACGTGGCCGCCTTCTCCGAGCCGGGCGAAGGAAGCGTCTTCGTCCTCTGGCTACCGGACCCCGACCGGACCGACGACGAACCACCACCCGACGACCCACCGAGCCGCCCTCACTGA
- a CDS encoding NAD(P)/FAD-dependent oxidoreductase — MVRRTDVVVIGSGQAGLSAGYHLQRREIPFVMFDANERPGGAWQHRWESLRMATVNGIFDLPGMALPTIDPEEPSRDAVSRYFRTYEQEMALPIMRPVRVESVRDAGDGDPAGRGDVAGGVDPGGRGDLAGRGELLVVTDHGEWLTRAVINATGTWNNPLIPDIPGHFSGRQLHTRDYVSADEFRGQRVAVVGGGISAVQLLEEISRTATTFWYTRREPVFIDEFRPEQEGRSTIAKVIADVEAGLPARSVVSYTGLGWTSYATAARDRGVLVRRPMFTALAPGGVVEADGTITEVDVILWATGFRAALAHLEPLGLRGPLGGIPMRGTQTVADPRIHLIGFGPSQSTVGANRAGREAVAALRRTVLSDQEPAPVRG, encoded by the coding sequence ATGGTTCGGCGGACTGATGTCGTGGTGATCGGTTCCGGTCAGGCAGGGCTGTCGGCGGGGTATCACCTGCAGCGCCGGGAGATCCCGTTCGTGATGTTCGACGCCAATGAGCGGCCGGGTGGCGCCTGGCAGCATCGGTGGGAGTCGTTGCGGATGGCGACCGTCAACGGGATCTTCGACCTGCCGGGGATGGCGTTGCCGACGATCGATCCGGAGGAGCCGAGCCGGGATGCCGTATCCCGATATTTCCGGACTTATGAGCAGGAAATGGCGCTGCCGATCATGCGGCCGGTCCGGGTGGAAAGTGTGCGGGACGCCGGCGACGGTGATCCGGCCGGTCGGGGCGACGTGGCTGGCGGCGTTGATCCGGGCGGGCGCGGTGACTTGGCAGGGCGCGGTGAGCTGCTGGTGGTCACCGATCATGGGGAGTGGCTGACCCGGGCAGTGATCAACGCGACCGGCACCTGGAATAATCCGCTTATTCCCGATATTCCAGGACATTTCTCGGGGCGGCAACTGCACACCCGCGACTACGTCTCCGCCGATGAGTTCCGCGGGCAGCGGGTGGCCGTCGTCGGCGGCGGCATCTCCGCGGTGCAGTTGCTGGAGGAGATCTCGCGAACCGCCACCACCTTCTGGTACACCCGCCGCGAACCGGTCTTCATCGACGAGTTCCGGCCCGAGCAGGAGGGCCGCTCCACGATCGCCAAGGTGATCGCCGATGTTGAGGCGGGCCTGCCCGCACGGAGCGTCGTCTCGTACACGGGCCTGGGGTGGACGAGCTATGCCACGGCGGCCCGGGATCGTGGCGTGCTGGTGCGGCGCCCGATGTTCACGGCGCTGGCGCCCGGCGGCGTCGTCGAGGCGGACGGCACGATCACCGAGGTCGACGTGATCCTCTGGGCGACGGGTTTCCGCGCCGCACTCGCCCATCTGGAGCCGCTCGGCCTGCGCGGACCGCTCGGCGGCATCCCGATGCGCGGCACCCAGACGGTGGCCGACCCGAGGATCCACCTGATCGGTTTCGGTCCGTCACAGTCGACGGTCGGCGCCAACCGGGCCGGTCGGGAGGCGGTGGCGGCGCTGCGCCGCACGGTGCTGTCCGATCAGGAGCCTGCTCCGGTACGGGGGTGA
- a CDS encoding alpha/beta hydrolase, with protein MGERVTYEADGITLVGNLAVAGPGAPAVVLTGPFTGVKEQVTGVYAALLHERGFTTLAFDHRGFGESGGRRAHEDSQGKLSDLRAAVGVLREHTDRIGIVGVCLGGGYAVRAAATDPRLRAVVGIAGAYNSPARFSAGDASGYRQALRTFIDRYDDELPAVGPGGAMGGDEPFAYYGTKRGAAPNWENRVTHGSLHSLMTLDALGAAPLLTGVPLMIVHGRTDDYCSPELAQAAHDQAPGPKQLVWLDAAQHIDLYDAEPWVTRAADAAAGFLHRHLTS; from the coding sequence ATGGGCGAGCGCGTCACGTACGAAGCCGATGGCATCACCCTGGTCGGGAACCTGGCCGTGGCCGGACCGGGCGCGCCGGCCGTGGTGCTGACCGGCCCGTTCACCGGCGTGAAGGAGCAGGTGACCGGCGTCTACGCCGCGCTGCTGCACGAGCGCGGGTTCACCACGCTCGCGTTCGATCACCGCGGGTTCGGGGAGAGCGGTGGCCGGCGGGCGCACGAGGACAGTCAGGGCAAGCTGTCCGATCTGCGGGCGGCGGTGGGTGTGCTGCGGGAGCACACGGATCGGATCGGGATCGTCGGCGTCTGCCTCGGCGGCGGCTACGCGGTGCGCGCCGCGGCCACCGATCCGCGGCTGCGGGCGGTCGTCGGGATCGCCGGGGCGTACAACAGCCCGGCACGCTTCAGCGCGGGCGACGCGAGCGGTTACCGGCAGGCGCTGCGCACCTTCATCGACCGCTACGACGACGAGCTGCCGGCGGTCGGCCCGGGCGGGGCGATGGGCGGCGACGAGCCGTTCGCCTATTACGGCACGAAGCGCGGCGCGGCGCCGAACTGGGAGAACCGGGTCACCCACGGATCGCTGCACTCGCTGATGACCCTGGACGCGCTCGGCGCCGCGCCGCTGCTGACCGGCGTCCCGCTGATGATCGTGCACGGCCGCACCGACGACTACTGCTCACCCGAGCTGGCCCAGGCCGCCCACGACCAGGCCCCGGGGCCGAAGCAGCTGGTCTGGCTGGACGCGGCGCAGCACATCGACCTCTACGACGCCGAGCCCTGGGTCACCCGGGCCGCCGACGCCGCCGCCGGTTTCCTGCACCGCCACCTCACCTCGTGA
- a CDS encoding alpha/beta hydrolase yields the protein MVEHRLQGPDSYPTAFDDVASAVETLRSDPRVDGDRIALWYFSGGGRFAADYLRAVPEWLKVIALTYPAVTPFPGWPDDPRFRPAEAVGGAGDLPIVLTRVGRENPLIAEGVTAFVTAAEKANLTVIDVPNGRHGFDNQNDSDESREAITTALRTVLSELS from the coding sequence GTGGTCGAGCACCGGCTGCAGGGGCCCGACTCGTACCCCACCGCCTTCGATGATGTGGCATCGGCGGTGGAGACGCTGCGCTCGGACCCGCGGGTGGACGGCGACCGGATCGCCCTGTGGTACTTCTCCGGTGGCGGACGGTTCGCCGCGGACTACCTGCGCGCGGTGCCGGAGTGGCTGAAGGTGATCGCCCTGACGTATCCGGCGGTCACCCCGTTCCCCGGCTGGCCGGACGACCCGCGGTTCCGCCCGGCCGAGGCGGTGGGCGGCGCCGGCGACCTGCCGATCGTGCTGACCCGGGTCGGCCGGGAGAACCCGCTGATCGCCGAGGGCGTGACCGCGTTCGTGACGGCGGCGGAGAAGGCGAACCTGACCGTCATCGACGTGCCGAACGGCCGCCACGGCTTCGACAACCAGAACGACTCCGACGAATCCCGCGAGGCGATCACGACGGCGCTCAGGACGGTGCTGTCCGAGCTGAGCTGA
- a CDS encoding RNA polymerase sigma factor, translating to MPKDDELAAALVAARDGDERGFAVLWRALNPAVLRYLQVIAGDAAEDVASETWLQAARDLDGFSGDPAAFRAWLFHIARHRGIDEQRRAGRRREEPAATVDDGAAGLDAAAEVLEGAETAWALDRVAQLPADQAEAVMLRVVAGLDVAATARILGKRRGAVRIATMRGLRRLAADPQVRVRASDHLRRERV from the coding sequence GTGCCGAAGGACGACGAGCTCGCCGCCGCGCTGGTCGCCGCCCGCGACGGCGACGAGCGGGGGTTCGCCGTGCTGTGGCGGGCGCTGAACCCGGCGGTGCTGCGGTACCTCCAGGTCATCGCCGGCGACGCGGCCGAGGACGTGGCGTCGGAGACCTGGCTGCAGGCGGCCCGCGACCTGGACGGCTTCTCCGGTGACCCGGCCGCGTTCCGCGCCTGGCTGTTCCACATCGCCCGGCACCGCGGCATCGACGAGCAGCGGCGCGCCGGCCGCCGCCGCGAGGAACCCGCAGCGACCGTCGACGACGGCGCGGCCGGCCTGGACGCCGCCGCCGAAGTCCTCGAAGGCGCGGAGACGGCCTGGGCGCTCGACCGGGTGGCCCAGCTCCCCGCCGACCAGGCCGAGGCCGTGATGCTGCGGGTGGTGGCCGGCCTGGACGTGGCGGCGACCGCCCGGATCCTCGGCAAACGCCGCGGCGCCGTCCGCATCGCCACCATGCGGGGCCTGCGCCGGCTGGCCGCCGACCCGCAGGTCCGCGTCCGCGCCAGCGACCACCTGCGCCGTGAGAGGGTGTGA
- a CDS encoding OsmC family protein — MTTTDNGVNVQALLDAREALKGAPEAAQFTWKATSKWEKGVASTTTISNFFGLGQDQAHKSASTFSADHPEVFAAEDNGITPIEYLLVGLAGCLTAGVASVAQNRGIQLRSVTSTVEGNHDIRGILGADSDVRNGFNDVKVTFTIDADATPEEIEALVAQSQKRSAVYDALTNPTSVTVEVA; from the coding sequence ATGACCACCACCGATAACGGCGTCAACGTCCAGGCGCTGCTCGACGCACGCGAGGCGCTCAAGGGTGCCCCGGAGGCCGCCCAGTTCACCTGGAAGGCCACCTCCAAGTGGGAGAAGGGCGTCGCCAGCACCACCACCATCTCGAACTTTTTCGGACTCGGCCAGGACCAGGCGCACAAGAGCGCGTCGACCTTCTCGGCCGATCACCCGGAGGTGTTCGCGGCCGAGGACAACGGCATCACCCCGATCGAGTACCTGCTGGTCGGCCTCGCGGGCTGCCTCACCGCCGGCGTCGCCTCGGTCGCGCAGAACCGTGGCATCCAGCTGCGCTCGGTCACCTCCACGGTCGAGGGCAACCACGACATCCGGGGCATTCTCGGCGCTGACTCCGACGTACGAAATGGCTTCAACGATGTGAAAGTGACCTTCACCATCGACGCCGATGCGACGCCGGAGGAGATCGAGGCGCTGGTCGCGCAGTCGCAGAAGCGCTCGGCCGTCTACGACGCGCTGACCAACCCGACGAGTGTGACGGTCGAGGTCGCTTGA
- a CDS encoding alkaline phosphatase PhoX — MDRRSLLRATMAGAGGLALPFTAWSAAYAAPAQNATGPYGALQAADANGIQLPAGFTSKVIARSRQVVPGTSYAWHDAPDGGAVIPNGSGWIYVSNSEVSSSAGGGASRILFDSSGTVTGASRILSGTDQNCAGGKTPWNTWLSCEEVTRGRVWETYPLGGAAVVRPAMGRFKHEAAAADPARKVIYLTEDETDGRFYRFVPSIWGDLSAGTLQVLIAGTATSGSFTWRNVPDVDGSPTQTRYQVSGSKSFNGGEGCHYAGDTVWFTTKGDNRVWQVNLLTSTYELAYDDNLVSPGSAPLTGVDNVTGTASGDLYVAEDGGNMEICLITPDDEISVFLRVIGQGSSELTGPAFTPAGNRLYFSSQRGTSGSSSGGITYCVTGPFRT; from the coding sequence ATGGACCGGAGATCACTGCTGCGCGCCACGATGGCGGGCGCGGGAGGTCTGGCCCTGCCCTTCACCGCGTGGTCGGCCGCCTACGCCGCGCCCGCGCAGAACGCCACCGGCCCGTACGGCGCCCTGCAGGCCGCCGACGCCAACGGGATCCAGCTGCCGGCCGGGTTCACCAGCAAGGTGATCGCCCGGTCCCGGCAGGTGGTGCCCGGCACGTCGTACGCCTGGCACGACGCCCCCGACGGCGGCGCCGTCATCCCGAACGGCTCGGGGTGGATCTACGTGTCGAACTCGGAGGTGTCGTCGTCGGCGGGCGGCGGCGCGTCCCGGATCCTCTTCGACAGCAGCGGCACCGTCACCGGCGCGTCGCGGATCCTGTCCGGCACCGACCAGAACTGCGCGGGCGGGAAGACCCCGTGGAACACCTGGCTGTCCTGCGAGGAGGTGACGCGCGGCCGGGTCTGGGAGACGTACCCGCTCGGTGGCGCGGCGGTCGTCCGGCCGGCGATGGGCCGATTCAAGCACGAGGCGGCGGCGGCCGACCCGGCCCGGAAGGTGATCTACCTGACCGAGGATGAGACCGACGGGCGGTTCTATCGGTTCGTACCGTCGATCTGGGGTGATCTCTCGGCCGGGACGCTGCAGGTCCTCATCGCCGGGACCGCCACCTCCGGGTCGTTCACCTGGCGGAACGTGCCGGACGTGGACGGCTCGCCGACGCAGACGCGCTACCAGGTGTCCGGGTCGAAGTCGTTCAACGGCGGTGAGGGCTGCCACTACGCGGGCGACACCGTCTGGTTCACCACCAAGGGCGACAACCGGGTGTGGCAGGTGAATCTGCTGACCAGCACGTACGAGCTGGCCTACGACGACAACCTGGTCAGCCCCGGCTCCGCGCCGCTGACCGGCGTCGACAACGTGACCGGGACGGCGTCCGGGGATCTCTACGTCGCCGAGGACGGCGGGAACATGGAGATCTGCCTGATCACGCCGGACGACGAGATCTCGGTGTTCCTGCGGGTCATCGGGCAGGGGTCGTCGGAGCTGACCGGGCCGGCCTTCACCCCGGCCGGTAACCGGCTCTACTTCTCGTCGCAGCGCGGCACGTCCGGTTCGTCGTCCGGCGGCATCACCTACTGCGTGACGGGTCCCTTCCGCACCTGA
- a CDS encoding SAM-dependent methyltransferase → MDQTRAAAQGIDPNVAHPARRYNYWLGGKDNFAADRASGDELQKHFPAVRLGALANRALLQRATCFLTAEAGIRQFLDIGTGLPTADNTHEVAQRHAPESRVVYVDNDPLVMVHARALLNSSPEGRTAYIEADLNDPASILEDPVLAETLDLKQPVGLMLIAVLHFIHGHGAAKPIVSQLLDALPSGSYLVATHATSDFGTPEQQALYQQLIAQGRSDVWTRPQAEFASLFEGLELVEPGVVPASEWRPEAGAEIPSRSDINVWTAVGRKP, encoded by the coding sequence GTGGATCAGACGCGCGCAGCCGCTCAGGGGATCGACCCGAACGTGGCGCACCCGGCCCGCCGCTACAACTACTGGCTCGGCGGCAAGGACAACTTCGCGGCCGACCGGGCTTCCGGGGACGAGCTGCAGAAGCACTTCCCGGCGGTACGGCTGGGCGCCCTCGCGAATCGGGCGCTCCTGCAGCGGGCCACGTGCTTCCTCACGGCCGAGGCCGGGATCCGCCAGTTCCTCGACATCGGCACCGGCCTGCCGACCGCCGACAACACGCACGAGGTGGCGCAGCGTCACGCGCCGGAGAGCCGCGTCGTCTACGTCGACAACGACCCGCTCGTCATGGTGCACGCCCGGGCCCTGCTCAACAGCAGCCCGGAGGGGCGGACCGCGTACATCGAGGCCGACCTCAACGATCCCGCCTCGATCCTCGAGGACCCGGTGCTGGCCGAGACGCTCGACCTGAAACAGCCGGTCGGGCTGATGCTGATCGCCGTCCTGCACTTCATCCACGGGCACGGCGCCGCGAAGCCGATCGTGTCCCAGCTGCTCGACGCCCTGCCGTCCGGCAGCTATCTGGTGGCCACGCACGCGACGTCGGACTTCGGCACGCCGGAGCAGCAGGCGCTCTACCAGCAGCTGATCGCGCAGGGCCGGTCGGACGTGTGGACGCGGCCGCAGGCGGAGTTCGCTTCGCTCTTCGAGGGTCTCGAACTGGTCGAGCCCGGTGTGGTGCCCGCCAGCGAGTGGCGGCCGGAGGCGGGCGCGGAGATCCCTTCCCGTTCCGACATCAACGTGTGGACGGCGGTCGGGCGCAAACCGTAG
- a CDS encoding BTAD domain-containing putative transcriptional regulator: MSIMVRLLGPVELRGEDGPVDPGPAKRRAVLAALALHADRPVTLNRLTDLLWAGEPPASAVANIRNHVAALRRTVGDRLVSRLGAYQLVLAPHELDVTEFQQLADRGRAALAAGEATRAEPELAAALRLWRGPAGSGLPAGAGLDALLAGLEADRQRVLEDLIDARLDLGYAGELVPPLRDHLAGHPLRERAWAQLMLALYRTGDLAAALSAYRQAQSELRSQLGVDPGRELADLHAAMLDRAPRLDPWARQSVRRGRAAAVEVPRELPPDPPFLDGVDEATAAVVDGIGSGAVVVHGPAGSGTTSLVTRAGHRLAERFPDGQVFAVAGTRSSAAALAGRVLRALGVPAGEIPEQADERIGRYRSLLAARRVLVIVDGAAEDGQVRALIPGTGGSALLISSRSPLLDGVAVQVTPGLRAGGLRG, translated from the coding sequence ATGTCCATCATGGTCCGTCTGCTCGGGCCGGTGGAGTTACGGGGAGAGGACGGTCCGGTCGATCCGGGACCGGCGAAACGGCGGGCCGTGCTCGCCGCGCTGGCCCTGCACGCCGACCGGCCGGTGACACTGAACCGGCTCACCGATCTGCTCTGGGCCGGCGAGCCACCGGCGTCGGCGGTCGCGAACATCCGCAACCACGTGGCGGCGCTGCGGCGCACGGTCGGCGACCGGCTCGTCTCGCGGCTCGGCGCCTATCAGCTGGTCCTCGCCCCGCATGAGCTGGACGTGACCGAGTTCCAGCAGCTCGCGGACCGGGGACGGGCTGCTCTGGCCGCCGGGGAGGCGACCCGGGCCGAACCGGAGCTGGCCGCGGCGCTGCGTCTCTGGCGAGGGCCCGCCGGGTCGGGACTGCCGGCCGGCGCCGGGCTGGACGCACTGCTCGCCGGCTTGGAGGCGGACCGCCAGCGGGTGCTGGAGGACCTCATCGACGCGCGGCTCGATCTGGGGTACGCCGGGGAGCTCGTGCCGCCGCTGCGCGACCATCTCGCCGGCCATCCGCTGCGGGAACGGGCGTGGGCGCAGCTGATGCTGGCGCTGTACCGGACCGGTGATCTGGCCGCGGCGCTGTCCGCTTACCGGCAGGCGCAGTCGGAGCTGCGGTCCCAGCTCGGCGTCGATCCCGGCCGTGAGCTGGCCGACCTGCACGCGGCGATGCTGGACCGGGCCCCCCGGCTGGATCCGTGGGCGCGCCAGTCGGTGCGCCGGGGACGGGCGGCGGCCGTGGAGGTCCCGCGGGAGCTGCCGCCGGACCCGCCGTTCCTGGACGGGGTGGACGAGGCGACCGCTGCCGTCGTGGACGGGATCGGGTCCGGCGCCGTCGTCGTGCACGGGCCGGCCGGGAGCGGCACGACGAGTCTGGTGACGCGGGCCGGGCATCGGCTCGCCGAGCGGTTCCCGGACGGGCAGGTGTTCGCGGTCGCCGGGACCCGGAGCAGTGCCGCGGCGCTGGCCGGGCGGGTGCTGCGGGCGCTCGGGGTGCCGGCCGGTGAGATTCCGGAGCAGGCGGACGAGCGGATCGGGCGGTACCGGTCACTGCTCGCCGCGCGCCGGGTGCTGGTGATCGTGGACGGCGCCGCCGAGGACGGTCAGGTGCGGGCGCTCATCCCGGGCACGGGCGGGTCGGCGCTTCTGATCAGCAGCCGGTCGCCGCTGCTGGACGGGGTGGCCGTGCAGGTCACCCCAGGGTTGCGGGCCGGCGGCCTCCGCGGGTGA